Proteins encoded in a region of the Antedon mediterranea chromosome 2, ecAntMedi1.1, whole genome shotgun sequence genome:
- the LOC140039840 gene encoding uncharacterized protein isoform X1 gives MKTHCAIETHQMSSVSINSIIAKWLRRRPERVISTEPFHLCLNTMSYKHMNTTPLGNTDSSLKTRPKHEQVNKALQLCYRSLFLPSRPDTTPPLYTSAIYYNNKLVISFLFNHLQSSVHIIFESEQARSIFVMLARMWMLFADSNGVGNQSVTTLNETPASDAYWLLYHIYQALCGWMHLVIPNLSRQTAVMSLLGEDSDTSRALCLSYSVRSHHYTTSFQNDVYAPVVDTDDYDTTSSTASFNGEWKSNLCIYYHDKETSKSSLCVEWQNISVSYQGQGILTSAYNFSLPDHLSMLDSILPTDLPILSVEDVYPLPVTLGKGSYGEVSLYRMNSLDGPLVAVKSCMAPTDKSKQPMYEFLVTLEAVDK, from the exons ATGAAAACACATTGTGCGATTGAAACCCACCAGATGTCCAGCGTGTCTATCAACAGCATCATTGCAAAATGGCTTCGAAGAAGACCTGAACGTGTCATCAGTACCGAACCATTCCACTTGTGTTTAAATACCATGTCATACAAG CACATGAATACGACACCGTTGGGAAATACGGATAGTTCCCTAAAAACTAGACCAAAGCATGAACAAGTTAACAAG GCACTTCAATTATGTTATCGATCGTTGTTCCTGCCATCCAGACCCGATACCACCCCTCCTTTATACACATCGGCCATCTACTACAACAACAAACTGGTTATAAGCTTCTTGTTCAATCACTTGCAGTCTTCAGTGCATATCATCTTTGAAAGTGAACAAGCCCGATCAATCTTTGTAATGCTTGCCAGAATGTGGATGCTATTTGCTGACAGCAATGGTGTTGGGAACCAAAGTGTGACAACATTAAATGAAACACCAGCATCTGATGCATACTGGTTGCTGTACCATATTTACCAAGCTCTGTGTGGTTGGATGCATCTCGTTATTCCCAACCTGAGCCGGCAAACTGCTGTAATGTCTCTCCTAGGTGAAGATAGTGACACTTCACGAGCTTTGTGCCTATCATATTCCGTCAGAAGTCATCATTACACCACCAGCTTTCAAAATGATGTATATGCCCCAGTTGTTGATACGGATGATTATGACACCACTTCGTCGACTGCTTCATTCAACGGAGAATGGAAAAGTAATTTGTGCATTTATTACCACGACAAAGAAACATCCAAGTCTTCGTTATGCGTAGAGTGGCAGAATATATCGGTATCGTACCAAGGCCAGGGAATATTAACATCAGCATATAACTTCAGTCTGCCTGACCATCTTTCGATGTTAGATTCAATACTACCAACCGATCTTCCAATATTATCAGTTGAAGATGTATACCCATTACCG GTGACGCTTGGAAAAGGTTCGTACGGCGAAGTATCTTTATATCGAATGAATTCTTTAGATGGCCCTCTTGTTGCTGTGAAATCTTGCATGGCCCCAACGGACAAATCGAAGCAACCGATGTATGAGTTTTTAGTGACACTCGAAGCCGTGGACAAATGA
- the LOC140039840 gene encoding uncharacterized protein isoform X2, with amino-acid sequence MNTTPLGNTDSSLKTRPKHEQVNKALQLCYRSLFLPSRPDTTPPLYTSAIYYNNKLVISFLFNHLQSSVHIIFESEQARSIFVMLARMWMLFADSNGVGNQSVTTLNETPASDAYWLLYHIYQALCGWMHLVIPNLSRQTAVMSLLGEDSDTSRALCLSYSVRSHHYTTSFQNDVYAPVVDTDDYDTTSSTASFNGEWKSNLCIYYHDKETSKSSLCVEWQNISVSYQGQGILTSAYNFSLPDHLSMLDSILPTDLPILSVEDVYPLPVTLGKGSYGEVSLYRMNSLDGPLVAVKSCMAPTDKSKQPMYEFLVTLEAVDK; translated from the exons ATGAATACGACACCGTTGGGAAATACGGATAGTTCCCTAAAAACTAGACCAAAGCATGAACAAGTTAACAAG GCACTTCAATTATGTTATCGATCGTTGTTCCTGCCATCCAGACCCGATACCACCCCTCCTTTATACACATCGGCCATCTACTACAACAACAAACTGGTTATAAGCTTCTTGTTCAATCACTTGCAGTCTTCAGTGCATATCATCTTTGAAAGTGAACAAGCCCGATCAATCTTTGTAATGCTTGCCAGAATGTGGATGCTATTTGCTGACAGCAATGGTGTTGGGAACCAAAGTGTGACAACATTAAATGAAACACCAGCATCTGATGCATACTGGTTGCTGTACCATATTTACCAAGCTCTGTGTGGTTGGATGCATCTCGTTATTCCCAACCTGAGCCGGCAAACTGCTGTAATGTCTCTCCTAGGTGAAGATAGTGACACTTCACGAGCTTTGTGCCTATCATATTCCGTCAGAAGTCATCATTACACCACCAGCTTTCAAAATGATGTATATGCCCCAGTTGTTGATACGGATGATTATGACACCACTTCGTCGACTGCTTCATTCAACGGAGAATGGAAAAGTAATTTGTGCATTTATTACCACGACAAAGAAACATCCAAGTCTTCGTTATGCGTAGAGTGGCAGAATATATCGGTATCGTACCAAGGCCAGGGAATATTAACATCAGCATATAACTTCAGTCTGCCTGACCATCTTTCGATGTTAGATTCAATACTACCAACCGATCTTCCAATATTATCAGTTGAAGATGTATACCCATTACCG GTGACGCTTGGAAAAGGTTCGTACGGCGAAGTATCTTTATATCGAATGAATTCTTTAGATGGCCCTCTTGTTGCTGTGAAATCTTGCATGGCCCCAACGGACAAATCGAAGCAACCGATGTATGAGTTTTTAGTGACACTCGAAGCCGTGGACAAATGA
- the LOC140041163 gene encoding uncharacterized protein, with translation MTDNGVDMAALQLLSESDIVSLIPKIGIRAKFSERLRKHEIINIDQYLENVSHHTHPQPYILALGADKLTSTEHFVVNEKQIIKQPSLLKAVDVCYKAHFVLDCKYQAKCKWVWKFFESCIYKQSKDKVESSSLRAFRAYLKFKQVL, from the exons ATGACAGATAATGGTGTTGATATGGCAGCCTTGCAGCTCTTGAGTGAGTCAGACATTGTGTCGCTCATACCAAAGATCGGCATTAGAGCCAAATTTTCAGAAAGACTAAGGAAGCAT gaaataataaatattgatcaataCTTGGAAAATGTTAGCCACCACACCCACCCACAGCCCTACATATTGGCTCTTGGAGCTGATAAGTTAACAAGTACGGAGCACTTTGtggtaaatgaaaaacaaattatcaagCAGCCTTCCCTGCTGAAAGCAGTTGATGTATGCTACAAGGCACACTTTGTGCTTGATTGCAAGTATCAAGCTAAGTGCAAATGGGTTTGGAAGTTTTTTGAAAGTTGCATTTATAAGCAGTCAAAAGATAAGGTTGAAAGTTCCTCATTGAGGGCTTTTAGGGCTTATTTGAAATTCAAACAAGTGTTGTAA